A window of the Euzebya pacifica genome harbors these coding sequences:
- a CDS encoding ABC transporter ATP-binding protein codes for MSTDTGAPDVAAKATELGAMETIRRGLALSPELRVGLGVTGLLALGSTAGRVVVPVLVQQVLDRGFDVSTGTVDMGIVTNLVLFGALAVALTALSTGMMNLRLAVVAEQALSNLRRRAFAHIHDLSMLHQAGEQRGVLVARVTTDIDQISRFMQWAGLQLIINFGQATLALTVMLVLTWQLALVVVVLVPVIAVVIKLFQGRLDAAYLEVRRRVGRLLGTLAETVVGAQVIRAYGMEDRVRERLDDAITDHREASLKAGWLSATFSGVGERLSSLVIAGVLVVGAVLAVNDVTTVGRVVAFLFLAQLFVEPVQAFGEAVNEAQNAIAGWRRVIEILDTAPDVADPGPDGVDLPEGPLGIHFDHVGFAYPPAEGDEPTQVLFDVDVTIQPQTRIAVVGETGSGKTTFAKLLTRLMDPTGGAVLLGGVPLDDVRFRSLRSRVVMVPQDGMLFAGTITENVLMGDGDLAVAQVRRAFDELGLGDWVTSLPEGLDTPVGERGDALSAGERQLVALARAYVADPDVLVLDEATSAVDPAAEMRLQRALAGLTAGRTTVTIAHRLSTAEQADRVLVFDAGRIVEDGPHADLVEAGGLYSRMHGAWEAGTSSARSA; via the coding sequence ATGAGCACCGACACCGGAGCTCCCGACGTGGCCGCCAAGGCAACCGAGCTCGGCGCGATGGAGACCATCCGCCGTGGCCTCGCCCTGTCACCCGAGCTGCGTGTGGGACTCGGTGTCACCGGCCTGCTGGCGCTCGGCTCGACCGCCGGCCGGGTCGTGGTGCCCGTCCTGGTCCAGCAGGTGCTCGACCGCGGGTTCGACGTGTCGACCGGCACCGTGGACATGGGCATCGTGACCAACTTGGTGCTGTTCGGCGCCCTCGCCGTTGCCCTCACCGCGTTGTCGACCGGGATGATGAACCTGCGGCTCGCGGTCGTCGCCGAGCAGGCGCTGTCCAACCTTCGCCGGCGCGCGTTCGCCCACATCCACGACCTGTCGATGCTGCACCAGGCAGGCGAACAGCGCGGCGTGCTTGTCGCGCGCGTCACCACCGACATCGACCAGATCTCGCGGTTCATGCAGTGGGCCGGCCTGCAGCTGATCATCAACTTCGGGCAGGCCACCCTGGCCCTGACCGTCATGCTCGTCCTCACCTGGCAGCTGGCCCTCGTCGTGGTCGTGCTCGTGCCCGTCATCGCGGTCGTCATCAAGCTGTTCCAGGGCCGCCTCGACGCCGCCTACCTCGAGGTCCGCCGCCGGGTCGGTCGCCTGCTCGGCACCCTGGCCGAGACCGTCGTGGGCGCCCAGGTCATCCGTGCCTACGGCATGGAGGACCGAGTCCGCGAGCGGCTCGACGACGCGATCACCGACCACCGGGAGGCCTCCCTCAAGGCGGGGTGGCTGTCGGCGACCTTCTCCGGCGTCGGCGAGCGGCTCAGCTCCCTGGTCATCGCCGGTGTGCTCGTCGTCGGTGCAGTGCTCGCCGTCAACGACGTCACCACTGTCGGTCGCGTCGTGGCGTTCCTCTTCCTCGCCCAGCTGTTCGTGGAACCCGTGCAGGCCTTCGGGGAGGCCGTCAACGAGGCCCAGAACGCCATCGCCGGCTGGCGCCGGGTGATCGAGATCCTCGACACCGCCCCCGACGTCGCCGACCCGGGACCCGACGGCGTCGACCTGCCCGAGGGTCCCCTCGGCATCCACTTCGACCACGTCGGCTTCGCCTACCCGCCTGCCGAGGGCGACGAGCCCACGCAGGTCCTCTTCGACGTCGACGTCACCATCCAGCCACAGACGCGCATCGCCGTCGTCGGCGAGACCGGCTCGGGCAAGACCACCTTCGCGAAGCTGTTGACCCGCCTGATGGACCCCACCGGCGGGGCTGTCCTGCTGGGTGGCGTGCCGCTGGACGACGTGCGGTTCCGCAGCCTCCGCTCCCGTGTCGTCATGGTCCCGCAGGACGGCATGCTGTTCGCCGGCACCATCACCGAGAACGTGCTGATGGGCGACGGCGACCTCGCCGTCGCGCAGGTCCGTCGGGCCTTCGACGAGCTGGGCCTCGGCGACTGGGTCACCAGCCTGCCCGAGGGCCTTGACACGCCCGTCGGGGAACGGGGTGACGCCCTGTCGGCCGGCGAACGCCAGCTCGTGGCGCTGGCCCGCGCCTACGTCGCCGACCCCGACGTGCTGGTCCTCGACGAGGCCACCTCGGCCGTCGACCCGGCGGCGGAGATGCGGCTGCAGCGGGCGCTCGCCGGGCTGACCGCCGGGCGGACCACGGTGACGATCGCCCATCGGCTGTCCACGGCCGAGCAGGCAGACCGCGTGCTCGTGTTCGACGCCGGGCGCATCGTCGAGGACGGCCCGCACGCCGACCTGGTCGAGGCCGGCGGGCTGTACAGCCGCATGCACGGTGCCTGGGAGGCCGGCACCTCCAGCGCCCGGTCGGCCTGA
- a CDS encoding cell wall-binding repeat-containing protein, whose translation MPVFAEPRTATAHGAPHRRGLAVVVLVLAAGLAFAPWGSPVTGQSSELPGVPRADCGPGSAPETAEQGRVPAADYDSGRADSPYTCNTELVGHHGATGGFKVHRYVDAQGQECAYYDSTLIFGLDLLVQSSTGVGVLVLDMTDPSEPVLTDQLMTPAMLSPHESLELNQARGLLAAVTGTAATYPGIVDVYDVSQDCTQPELKASAPVGFFGHESGFAPDGMTFYTASTALSSVVAVDLTDPSTPTPVAFLPVNSHGIQISDDGTRAYMTPLDIGSGPIPTTGELDGGIAIYDISAIQDREPLAQAELLSELSWPHSSIAQTAIPVIIDGDPYLVEIDEFVDFTEFLSPLDFAPGVGRIIDISDETAPEVVADIRLEVHDPALRPSFADDPGATRPYQGYAGHYCAVPQRDEPEIVACSMIGSGLRVFDIRDPRAPKEIAYFNAPANPSSLILNFDGAPFAMSAPAFVPERGEIWYSDTASGFWAVRLTNDVWPFDAQVDRLAGPSRIETAVEASRDTFTDGEADAVVLARSDVFADAITGGPLAVSLDAPILLSSPDALHPAAAAEVQRVLAEGGTVHLLGGTAALSTAVEAQVRALGVTVQRHAGSDRFGTAVAVAEAIGDADEVVLADGGTYADAVVAAPLAADRGAVMLLTDGGSVPAATQGWLDGHPDVSVTAIGAAAASAAPEAEEVIDGRLSGDLSADVATLGFDGPARVGIARADDFADALSAGAVLGRRAAGPVLLVGRDTLPGPVADVLTANATSIRRAIVLGGESAVSSTVLDAVARALA comes from the coding sequence ATGCCCGTGTTCGCCGAACCCCGAACCGCCACCGCCCACGGGGCACCGCACCGTCGGGGGCTCGCCGTCGTCGTGCTCGTCCTCGCCGCGGGGCTGGCCTTCGCGCCATGGGGCAGCCCGGTCACCGGCCAGTCCTCGGAGCTGCCGGGCGTCCCGCGCGCCGACTGCGGGCCGGGCAGCGCCCCCGAGACCGCCGAGCAGGGCCGAGTGCCGGCCGCCGACTACGACTCCGGTCGGGCCGACAGCCCCTACACCTGCAACACCGAGCTGGTCGGGCACCACGGGGCCACCGGCGGGTTCAAGGTCCACCGCTACGTCGACGCGCAGGGCCAGGAGTGCGCCTACTACGACTCCACCCTGATCTTCGGGCTCGACCTGCTGGTCCAGTCCAGCACCGGCGTCGGCGTCCTCGTCCTGGACATGACCGACCCGTCCGAACCGGTCCTGACCGACCAGCTGATGACCCCGGCGATGCTGTCACCGCACGAGTCCCTGGAGCTGAACCAGGCCCGCGGGCTGCTGGCCGCCGTGACCGGCACGGCCGCGACCTACCCCGGCATCGTCGACGTCTACGACGTCAGCCAGGACTGCACCCAACCGGAGCTGAAGGCGTCGGCCCCCGTCGGGTTCTTCGGCCACGAGTCCGGGTTCGCGCCCGACGGCATGACCTTCTACACCGCCTCCACCGCCCTGTCGTCGGTGGTGGCCGTCGACCTGACCGACCCGTCGACGCCGACGCCGGTGGCGTTCCTGCCGGTCAACTCCCACGGCATCCAGATCTCCGACGACGGCACCCGCGCCTACATGACGCCGTTGGACATCGGCAGCGGGCCGATCCCGACCACCGGCGAGCTCGACGGCGGCATAGCCATCTACGACATCAGCGCCATCCAGGACCGCGAGCCACTGGCCCAGGCCGAGCTGCTGTCGGAGCTCAGCTGGCCGCACAGCTCCATCGCCCAGACCGCCATCCCCGTGATCATCGACGGTGACCCGTACCTGGTCGAGATCGACGAGTTCGTGGACTTCACCGAGTTCCTGTCGCCGCTGGACTTCGCGCCGGGCGTCGGCCGCATCATCGACATCAGCGACGAGACCGCCCCCGAGGTCGTCGCCGACATCCGCCTGGAGGTCCACGACCCGGCGCTTCGTCCCTCCTTCGCCGACGACCCGGGAGCCACCAGGCCCTACCAGGGCTACGCCGGCCACTACTGCGCCGTGCCGCAGCGCGACGAACCGGAGATCGTGGCCTGCTCGATGATCGGCTCGGGCCTGCGGGTGTTCGACATCCGCGACCCGCGCGCACCGAAGGAGATCGCCTACTTCAACGCACCGGCCAACCCGTCCTCGTTGATCCTCAACTTCGACGGCGCGCCCTTCGCCATGTCCGCCCCGGCGTTCGTGCCCGAGCGCGGCGAGATCTGGTACTCCGACACCGCCAGCGGCTTCTGGGCGGTGCGGTTGACCAACGACGTGTGGCCCTTCGACGCCCAGGTGGACCGCCTGGCCGGTCCCTCCCGGATCGAGACCGCGGTCGAGGCGTCGCGGGACACCTTCACCGACGGCGAGGCCGACGCCGTCGTGCTGGCCCGCTCCGACGTCTTCGCCGACGCCATCACAGGTGGTCCGCTGGCGGTCTCCCTCGATGCGCCGATCCTCCTGTCGAGCCCCGACGCGCTGCACCCCGCGGCCGCGGCGGAGGTCCAGCGGGTCCTGGCGGAAGGCGGCACGGTGCACCTCCTCGGCGGTACCGCCGCCCTGTCGACCGCGGTGGAGGCGCAGGTCCGCGCGCTCGGCGTCACCGTGCAGCGCCACGCCGGGTCCGACCGCTTCGGCACTGCCGTGGCGGTCGCCGAGGCCATCGGGGACGCCGACGAGGTCGTGCTGGCCGACGGTGGTACGTACGCCGATGCTGTCGTTGCTGCCCCGCTGGCCGCCGACCGTGGCGCCGTGATGCTGCTGACTGACGGCGGATCGGTCCCGGCAGCAACCCAGGGCTGGCTGGACGGCCACCCCGACGTGTCGGTGACCGCCATCGGCGCCGCTGCGGCGTCGGCTGCTCCCGAGGCCGAGGAGGTCATCGACGGCCGCCTGTCCGGCGATCTGTCGGCCGACGTCGCCACCCTCGGCTTCGACGGCCCCGCCCGCGTGGGCATCGCCCGGGCCGACGACTTCGCCGACGCCCTGTCCGCTGGTGCGGTGCTGGGCCGGCGCGCCGCCGGTCCCGTGCTGCTCGTCGGACGAGACACCCTCCCCGGGCCCGTCGCCGACGTGCTGACCGCCAACGCCACGAGCATCCGCCGGGCGATCGTCCTCGGCGGCGAGTCCGCCGTCAGCTCGACCGTCCTCGACGCCGTCGCCCGCGCCCTGGCCTGA
- the ileS gene encoding isoleucine--tRNA ligase, whose translation MTAPALQPSRAAYPRHGGTVPAAPSFPEIETAVLRYWADDATFEASVEARPAGENGDNEFVFYDGPPFANGLPHYGHLLTGYVKDVVPRFRTMTGRRVERRFGWDCHGLPAEVEAEKQLGITHKSEIEDMGIEVFNDACRTSVLRYTDEWEDYVTRQARWVDFEGDYKTLDTDYMESVMWAFKTLHDKGLVYEGFRVLAYCWRCETPLSNTETRMDDTYRQRQDPAVTVGLRLSEEGDELDGALALIWTTTPWTLPSNLAAAVHPDLDYVVVEPTEGDFAGQKLVLADAAVSRYARELGEEPPVVARLTGADLLGRGYTPPFGYFLGADNAHQVLAADYVSAEDGTGLVHIAPAFGEDDKLVTDAAGITPVVPVDSQGLFTAEVSDFAGMHVFEANTPITRALRDAGLLVRHETYEHPYPHCWRCDNPLIYRAVSSWFVEVTKIRDRMVELNADIDWVPGHIKDGSFGQWLAGARDWSISRNRYWGSPIPVWQSDDPRYPRTDVYGSLDELEADFGVRLTDLHRPAIDELTRPNPDDPTGQSTMRRVPEVLDCWFESGSMPFAQVHYPFENAEWFEHHYPGDFIVEYNGQTRGWFYTLHVLATALFDRPAFTTCLAHGILLGDDGRKMSKSLKNYPDVREVFDRDGADAMRWFLMSSPVLRGGNLIVTEQGIRDSVRQVLLPLWNTWYFLQLYAGAAGTSGSVSTASTDVLDRYVMARVREAVEGMTSALESGDIAGATATFGDTLDSVTNWYVRRSRDRFWNAETPEGQAAVDTLHTVLEVLCRLAAPLLPLVAEEVWRGLTGERSVHLTDWPMPDELPSDHALVAGMDGIRAAASAVLGLRTAAGLRVRLPLSTLTVAVEDPAALQPYVGLLADEVNVKDVRLVSIAEAEAAGVGVSQQLTVNARAAGPRLGKDVQGVIKASKTGDWSVDGDAVVCGGVALDPAEYELTTVVEGSGDHSVVGQIPAVGDGPGGFVLLDTTVTPELEAEGWARDVIRKVADARRDADLHVSDRIVLSLTVPPGRSDALDVHRDMIAAETLATELHGDLDGQLGDDDVRITLG comes from the coding sequence GTGACCGCTCCCGCTCTCCAGCCATCCCGTGCCGCCTACCCGCGTCACGGCGGCACCGTGCCCGCCGCGCCCTCCTTCCCCGAGATCGAGACCGCGGTGCTGCGCTACTGGGCCGACGACGCCACGTTCGAGGCGTCGGTCGAGGCACGCCCGGCCGGTGAGAACGGCGACAACGAGTTCGTCTTCTACGACGGCCCGCCGTTCGCCAACGGCCTGCCGCACTACGGCCACCTGCTGACCGGCTACGTCAAGGACGTCGTCCCGCGGTTCCGCACCATGACCGGCCGCCGGGTCGAGCGGCGGTTCGGCTGGGACTGCCACGGCCTGCCCGCGGAGGTCGAGGCCGAGAAGCAGCTCGGGATCACCCACAAGTCCGAGATCGAGGACATGGGCATCGAGGTGTTCAACGACGCCTGCCGCACCTCGGTCCTGCGCTACACCGACGAGTGGGAGGACTACGTCACCCGCCAGGCCCGCTGGGTCGACTTCGAGGGCGACTACAAGACCCTCGACACCGACTACATGGAGTCGGTGATGTGGGCGTTCAAGACGCTCCACGACAAGGGGCTGGTCTACGAGGGCTTCCGCGTCCTCGCCTACTGCTGGCGCTGCGAGACCCCGCTGTCCAACACCGAGACCCGGATGGACGACACCTACCGCCAGCGGCAGGACCCGGCGGTGACGGTCGGTCTGCGGTTGTCGGAGGAGGGGGACGAGCTGGACGGCGCGCTCGCGCTGATCTGGACCACCACCCCGTGGACCCTGCCCTCCAACCTGGCCGCCGCCGTCCACCCCGACCTGGACTACGTCGTCGTCGAGCCCACCGAGGGCGACTTCGCCGGCCAGAAGCTGGTCCTCGCCGACGCCGCCGTGTCCCGCTACGCCCGCGAGCTCGGTGAGGAGCCGCCGGTCGTCGCCCGCCTGACCGGCGCCGACCTGCTGGGTCGTGGCTACACCCCGCCGTTCGGGTACTTCCTCGGGGCGGACAACGCCCACCAGGTCCTGGCGGCCGACTACGTCTCGGCCGAGGACGGCACCGGGCTGGTCCACATCGCCCCTGCGTTCGGCGAGGACGACAAGCTGGTCACCGACGCTGCCGGGATCACGCCGGTCGTGCCCGTCGACTCCCAGGGCCTGTTCACCGCCGAGGTCAGCGACTTCGCGGGCATGCACGTGTTCGAGGCCAACACGCCGATCACCCGGGCGCTGCGCGACGCCGGGCTGCTGGTGCGCCACGAGACCTACGAGCACCCCTATCCGCACTGCTGGCGCTGCGACAACCCGCTGATCTACCGCGCCGTCTCGTCATGGTTCGTGGAGGTCACCAAGATCCGCGACCGCATGGTCGAGCTGAACGCCGACATCGACTGGGTGCCCGGCCACATCAAGGACGGCTCGTTCGGCCAGTGGCTGGCCGGGGCGCGGGACTGGTCGATCAGCCGCAACCGCTACTGGGGTTCGCCGATCCCGGTGTGGCAGTCCGACGACCCCCGCTACCCCCGCACCGACGTGTACGGCTCGCTGGACGAGCTCGAGGCCGACTTCGGGGTCCGCCTGACCGACCTCCATCGGCCCGCGATCGACGAGCTGACCCGGCCCAACCCCGACGACCCGACGGGCCAGTCGACGATGCGCCGGGTGCCGGAGGTGCTGGACTGCTGGTTCGAGTCCGGTTCCATGCCGTTCGCGCAGGTCCACTACCCGTTCGAGAACGCCGAGTGGTTCGAGCACCACTACCCGGGCGATTTCATCGTTGAGTACAACGGCCAGACGCGCGGCTGGTTCTACACCCTCCATGTCCTGGCGACGGCCCTGTTCGACCGCCCCGCGTTCACGACCTGCCTGGCCCACGGCATCCTGCTGGGCGACGACGGCCGCAAGATGAGCAAGTCACTGAAGAACTATCCCGACGTGCGCGAGGTGTTCGACCGCGACGGCGCCGACGCCATGCGCTGGTTCCTCATGTCCTCGCCCGTCCTCCGCGGCGGAAACCTGATCGTGACCGAGCAGGGCATCCGCGACTCGGTCCGCCAGGTCCTGCTGCCGCTGTGGAACACCTGGTACTTCCTGCAGCTCTACGCCGGCGCGGCCGGGACCTCCGGATCGGTGTCGACCGCGTCGACGGATGTGCTGGACCGCTACGTGATGGCACGGGTCCGCGAGGCGGTGGAAGGCATGACGTCGGCGCTGGAGTCCGGTGACATCGCCGGGGCCACCGCGACATTCGGCGACACCCTCGACAGCGTCACCAACTGGTACGTCCGCCGGTCGCGCGACCGGTTCTGGAACGCCGAGACGCCGGAGGGGCAGGCTGCCGTCGACACCCTCCACACGGTGCTGGAGGTGCTGTGTCGCTTGGCCGCGCCGCTGCTGCCGCTGGTGGCGGAGGAGGTGTGGCGTGGCCTGACCGGCGAGCGCTCGGTCCACCTCACCGACTGGCCGATGCCCGACGAGCTGCCCAGCGACCACGCGCTGGTCGCCGGCATGGACGGCATCCGGGCAGCAGCCTCGGCCGTGCTGGGCCTGCGAACCGCTGCCGGCCTGCGCGTGCGCCTGCCACTGTCCACCCTCACCGTGGCGGTGGAGGATCCCGCAGCGCTGCAGCCCTACGTCGGACTGCTTGCCGACGAGGTCAACGTCAAGGACGTCCGGCTGGTCTCCATCGCCGAGGCCGAGGCGGCCGGGGTCGGGGTCAGCCAGCAGCTGACCGTCAACGCCCGTGCGGCCGGCCCGCGGTTGGGCAAGGACGTGCAGGGCGTCATCAAGGCCTCCAAGACCGGCGACTGGTCCGTCGACGGCGACGCGGTCGTGTGCGGCGGGGTCGCCCTGGACCCGGCCGAGTACGAGCTCACGACCGTGGTCGAGGGCTCCGGGGACCATTCGGTCGTCGGTCAGATCCCGGCGGTGGGTGATGGGCCGGGCGGCTTCGTGCTGCTGGACACGACGGTCACGCCGGAGCTCGAGGCCGAGGGCTGGGCCCGCGACGTCATCCGCAAGGTCGCCGACGCCCGCCGTGACGCCGACCTGCACGTGTCGGACCGGATCGTGCTGTCGCTGACCGTCCCGCCGGGCCGTAGCGACGCCCTGGACGTCCACCGCGACATGATCGCCGCCGAGACGCTGGCGACCGAGCTGCACGGCGACCTCGACGGACAGCTGGGTGACGACGACGTCAGGATCACGCTGGGGTGA
- a CDS encoding VOC family protein, protein MSTALSTGHVGINVSDLDRSIGFYTDVLTLDVLERHDDDGRRYAYLGTEEVLLLTLWQQASGSFDADLAGLHHLAFLVPDVDAVTAVESRVLGAGGTLVHDRLVAHDEGRASGGVFFRDPDGTRLEVYTNSGLEGTAPASDDGPACGFF, encoded by the coding sequence ATGTCCACCGCACTCAGCACCGGCCACGTCGGCATCAACGTCAGCGACCTCGATCGCAGCATCGGCTTCTACACCGATGTCCTGACCCTGGACGTACTCGAGCGACACGACGACGACGGCCGCCGGTACGCCTACCTCGGTACCGAGGAGGTGTTGCTGCTGACGCTCTGGCAACAGGCCAGCGGCAGCTTCGATGCCGATCTCGCCGGCCTGCACCACCTGGCGTTCCTCGTCCCCGACGTGGACGCCGTCACCGCCGTGGAGTCACGGGTCCTCGGAGCAGGTGGGACCCTGGTCCACGACCGCCTGGTCGCCCACGACGAGGGCCGGGCCTCCGGAGGTGTGTTCTTCCGGGACCCCGACGGCACGCGGCTGGAGGTCTACACCAACAGCGGCCTGGAGGGCACCGCCCCCGCCAGCGACGACGGTCCCGCCTGCGGGTTCTTCTAG
- the paaK gene encoding phenylacetate--CoA ligase PaaK, protein MLDLTPDPASLDPIETASIEELRALQLERLRWTLRHAHDHVPHYRQAFAEARVHPDDITSLADLARVPFTTKQDLRDAYPFGMFAVPTEQVARIHASSGTTGQPTVVGYTADDVDMWADVVARSLRAAGVRPGMRVHVAYGYGLFTGGLGVHYGAERLGCTVIPVSGGMTERQVQLITDFEPDVILVTPSYMLSILDEMRVQGVDPRSTSLKVGVFGAEPWTDAMRGEIEEALDMHAVDIYGLSEVIGPGVSQECVDTKDGLHIWEDHFYPEVIDPETGEVLPDGEEGELVFTSLTKQALPIIRYRTRDLTRLLPGTARTMRRMEKVTGRSDDMMILRGVNVFPTQIEELLLAVDGLAPHFECVLTRPDRLDVLTVRVERREGWTGDPAEAARSLAAAVKHRVGVTVAVDVQAPESLDRSVGKARRVIDQR, encoded by the coding sequence TTGCTGGACCTGACCCCCGACCCCGCCTCGCTCGATCCGATCGAGACCGCGTCGATCGAGGAGCTGCGAGCGCTGCAGCTCGAGCGGCTGCGCTGGACGCTTCGTCACGCCCACGACCACGTGCCCCACTACCGGCAGGCGTTCGCCGAAGCACGGGTCCACCCCGACGACATCACCTCGTTGGCCGACCTCGCTCGCGTCCCGTTCACCACCAAGCAGGACCTGCGCGACGCCTATCCGTTCGGCATGTTCGCCGTCCCGACCGAGCAGGTGGCCCGCATCCATGCCTCGTCGGGCACGACGGGCCAACCGACGGTGGTGGGCTACACCGCAGACGACGTGGACATGTGGGCCGACGTCGTCGCCCGCTCGCTGCGTGCCGCCGGGGTACGGCCGGGGATGCGGGTCCACGTCGCCTACGGCTACGGCCTGTTCACCGGCGGGCTGGGCGTGCACTACGGGGCCGAGCGCCTCGGGTGCACCGTCATCCCGGTCTCGGGCGGCATGACCGAACGGCAGGTCCAGCTGATCACCGACTTCGAGCCCGACGTCATCCTGGTCACCCCCTCCTACATGCTGTCGATCCTCGACGAGATGCGCGTGCAGGGCGTCGATCCGCGCTCGACCTCGCTGAAGGTCGGGGTGTTCGGCGCCGAGCCGTGGACCGACGCGATGCGGGGCGAGATCGAGGAGGCCCTCGACATGCACGCCGTCGACATCTACGGCCTGTCGGAGGTCATCGGTCCCGGCGTGTCGCAGGAGTGCGTGGACACCAAGGACGGGCTGCACATCTGGGAGGACCACTTCTACCCCGAGGTCATCGACCCCGAGACCGGTGAGGTGCTGCCCGACGGGGAGGAAGGCGAGCTGGTCTTCACGTCGCTGACCAAGCAGGCCCTCCCGATCATCCGCTACCGCACCCGCGACCTGACCCGGCTGCTGCCCGGCACCGCCCGCACGATGCGGCGGATGGAGAAGGTCACCGGCCGCTCCGACGACATGATGATCCTGCGGGGCGTCAACGTCTTCCCGACCCAGATCGAGGAGCTGCTGCTGGCCGTCGACGGCCTGGCCCCGCACTTCGAGTGCGTCCTGACGCGCCCCGACCGGCTGGACGTCCTGACCGTGCGGGTCGAGCGCCGCGAGGGCTGGACGGGCGACCCCGCCGAGGCCGCCCGGTCGCTGGCCGCCGCCGTCAAGCACCGGGTGGGCGTCACCGTCGCCGTCGACGTCCAGGCACCCGAGTCGCTGGACCGGTCCGTCGGCAAGGCCCGCCGCGTCATCGACCAGCGCTGA
- a CDS encoding pyridoxamine 5'-phosphate oxidase family protein, which yields MSAARHTTPIMGHRWHPGEVAVQDRLGATDVASRIVRSIHPELPQVAATFLRDQPMLVVGAADPGGSLWASILVGPPGFIRPTSRTSVDVRALPASGDPLRAVLSEGDAPVGTIAIELSSRRRIRLNGRSRPSTSGGNHRGLTIDLEEVFSNCPKYISARTVSAAPDAPAGQARRSADLTDADVSLIRGADTFFIATSDSDGGVDASHRGGQPGFVHVDGREITFGDYTGNSMYITLGNLEVQPRAGLLFIDFATGDTLQVTGTAAVDFDPAHVTTGGALRMIHLSVDEVVRQPGATGLAWGPAEASRFSPDPAAIGGTIDP from the coding sequence ATGTCCGCCGCGCGCCACACCACGCCGATCATGGGGCACCGCTGGCATCCCGGGGAGGTGGCAGTCCAGGACCGGCTCGGCGCCACCGACGTTGCCTCCAGGATCGTCCGCTCCATCCACCCGGAGCTGCCCCAGGTCGCGGCGACGTTCCTGCGGGACCAACCGATGCTCGTGGTCGGCGCCGCGGACCCCGGCGGCTCCCTGTGGGCGTCGATCCTCGTGGGCCCTCCCGGCTTCATCCGTCCGACCAGCCGCACGTCGGTGGACGTGCGTGCGCTGCCGGCCTCGGGTGATCCGCTCCGCGCCGTGTTGAGCGAGGGGGATGCCCCCGTCGGCACGATCGCCATCGAGCTGTCCAGCCGTCGGCGGATTCGGCTGAACGGACGCAGCCGTCCGTCCACGTCGGGTGGGAACCACCGGGGCCTGACGATCGACCTGGAGGAGGTCTTCTCCAACTGTCCGAAGTACATCAGCGCGAGGACGGTCTCGGCAGCCCCGGACGCCCCGGCAGGGCAGGCCCGACGATCGGCGGACCTCACCGATGCGGACGTGTCGTTGATCCGAGGGGCCGACACGTTCTTCATCGCCACGAGCGACTCCGACGGCGGGGTCGATGCCTCCCATCGCGGGGGCCAGCCGGGATTCGTGCACGTCGACGGCCGCGAGATCACGTTCGGGGACTACACCGGCAACTCGATGTACATCACGCTGGGGAACCTCGAGGTGCAGCCGCGGGCCGGCCTGCTGTTCATCGACTTCGCGACGGGGGACACGCTGCAGGTCACCGGCACGGCCGCGGTCGACTTCGATCCGGCCCACGTCACGACGGGGGGTGCCCTGCGGATGATCCACCTGTCCGTCGACGAGGTGGTTCGCCAGCCCGGCGCGACCGGGCTGGCGTGGGGGCCTGCCGAGGCCAGTCGGTTCTCACCGGATCCCGCAGCGATCGGTGGCACGATCGACCCATGA
- a CDS encoding CGNR zinc finger domain-containing protein: protein MSSFRWIGNHPGIDLVNTVEAPSPGALVDLLPDWTSVQRWAVEAQLVERSVVGDDEAEGERAAAAHATVVALRDSLRDVLDDKAPSDHLDAHLAAVPVRLTTAAGPPWVGPLPDADPLDLVLVATALAVVEAAGLPRERVRTCASHDCVLHFHDTTRGGGRRWCDMATCGNRAKQAAHTRRQHGSG, encoded by the coding sequence ATGAGCTCGTTCCGCTGGATCGGCAACCATCCCGGCATCGACCTGGTCAACACCGTCGAGGCGCCCTCACCCGGAGCGCTGGTCGACCTGTTGCCCGACTGGACCTCGGTCCAGCGTTGGGCCGTCGAGGCACAGCTCGTGGAACGGTCGGTCGTCGGGGACGACGAAGCGGAGGGCGAACGCGCAGCGGCGGCGCACGCAACCGTCGTCGCGCTGCGGGACTCCCTCCGCGACGTCCTCGACGACAAGGCACCCAGCGACCATCTCGACGCCCACCTCGCTGCCGTCCCGGTTCGACTCACCACCGCGGCTGGCCCACCCTGGGTTGGGCCGCTGCCCGACGCAGACCCCCTCGACCTGGTGCTCGTGGCGACGGCGCTGGCCGTCGTGGAGGCGGCCGGGCTACCACGTGAGCGGGTCCGCACCTGTGCCAGCCACGACTGCGTGCTCCATTTCCACGACACCACCCGCGGCGGTGGACGGCGCTGGTGCGACATGGCGACCTGTGGGAACAGGGCCAAGCAGGCCGCGCACACCCGCCGTCAGCACGGCAGCGGATAG